One genomic region from Clostridiales bacterium encodes:
- a CDS encoding type II toxin-antitoxin system Phd/YefM family antitoxin, with translation MSAMPNIIPISELRQDASAIVKRASTSGDPVFITQHGRASAVLVSAGTYERTQRELEILRILAQGEADIEAGAGFDLDVVMAEADELLDAP, from the coding sequence ATGAGCGCGATGCCCAACATCATCCCCATCAGTGAGCTTCGCCAAGACGCGTCGGCGATCGTCAAGCGCGCGTCAACTTCCGGAGATCCTGTCTTCATCACGCAGCACGGACGAGCGTCTGCTGTCCTTGTCAGCGCAGGGACATACGAGCGAACGCAGCGCGAGCTTGAGATTCTGAGAATCCTCGCCCAGGGTGAGGCCGATATCGAGGCCGGTGCCGGATTCGACCTCGACGTGGTGATGGCAGAAGCAGACGAGCTTCTGGATGCGCCGTGA
- a CDS encoding type II toxin-antitoxin system RelE/ParE family toxin — protein MSVSRKVRFTPPARAQWLSALAYIRADRPSAARGFKERANHDLSRLIEFPGSGRVIPEFPALGFREVLVDSYRFFYRDKADTVWVVGVWHDAQIPAEPQEPVGG, from the coding sequence GTGAGTGTCAGTCGCAAGGTCCGCTTCACTCCACCTGCTCGGGCGCAGTGGCTCTCGGCGCTCGCCTACATCCGAGCCGACAGGCCCTCGGCGGCGCGCGGCTTCAAGGAGCGAGCGAACCATGACCTCTCACGATTGATCGAGTTCCCCGGCTCGGGCCGCGTGATTCCGGAGTTCCCGGCTCTCGGATTCCGCGAGGTCCTGGTCGACTCATACCGGTTCTTCTACCGGGACAAAGCCGACACTGTGTGGGTGGTGGGCGTGTGGCATGACGCCCAGATCCCGGCTGAGCCGCAGGAGCCGGTTGGCGGCTAA
- a CDS encoding ion transporter translates to MGIRRRVWEVVEVAGDGDRVSRAFDVSILSLIFLNVLAVVFGSVESIHARWGAVLDGFEVFSVAVFTAEYVARLWSCTVDSRFEGGIRGRLHFALKPLSLIDLAAVAPFYLPFVGVDLRSLRALRLLRLARVAKVGRYYSSLALIKRVFRAKKEELVLTTVLMGLLLIISSSLLYYVENPAQPEVFSSIPATMWWAIATLTTVGYGDMYPVTVLGKVLAGSIAVLGIGMFALPTGIIGAGFVEEIQKSKQSCERCPHCGRELTNPGVNPTTPRQVDSGRDRA, encoded by the coding sequence GTGGGCATCCGAAGGCGCGTGTGGGAGGTAGTCGAGGTCGCTGGCGATGGCGACAGGGTCAGCCGTGCCTTCGACGTTTCGATTCTGTCGCTCATCTTCCTGAACGTGCTGGCAGTGGTCTTCGGCTCGGTTGAGTCGATTCACGCTCGGTGGGGCGCGGTCCTTGACGGCTTCGAAGTGTTCTCCGTAGCCGTGTTCACCGCAGAGTACGTGGCGCGGCTGTGGTCTTGCACGGTGGACTCTCGATTCGAGGGTGGTATTCGCGGTCGGCTTCACTTCGCTCTGAAGCCCCTGTCGCTGATCGATCTGGCAGCAGTTGCGCCATTCTACCTGCCGTTCGTCGGAGTTGACTTGCGCTCTCTGCGGGCGCTGAGGCTGCTGCGGCTGGCGCGTGTGGCGAAGGTCGGCAGGTACTACTCCTCACTGGCCCTCATCAAGCGGGTGTTCCGCGCCAAGAAGGAGGAACTGGTCCTTACTACCGTGCTCATGGGACTCCTTCTGATCATCTCTTCAAGCCTGCTCTACTACGTGGAGAACCCCGCTCAACCGGAGGTCTTCTCCAGCATCCCTGCGACCATGTGGTGGGCGATCGCCACCCTGACTACGGTGGGGTATGGGGACATGTATCCAGTCACCGTTCTCGGCAAAGTGCTCGCCGGCAGCATAGCGGTCTTGGGAATCGGGATGTTCGCACTGCCCACTGGGATTATCGGAGCCGGTTTCGTCGAGGAGATCCAGAAGTCCAAGCAGTCATGTGAGCGCTGTCCGCACTGTGGTCGAGAGCTCACTAACCCGGGCGTCAACCCGACAACGCCGCGTCAGGTAGACTCGGGCAGGGACCGGGCGTAG
- a CDS encoding helix-turn-helix transcriptional regulator: MEKPTPDPCCAAFGRRLRSLREERGLSQEQLAHIAGLDRTYVSSCEAGRRNATIKTVERLSRALQVDPAALVSDVCK, from the coding sequence ATGGAGAAGCCCACGCCGGACCCATGCTGCGCGGCCTTTGGACGACGCTTGCGCTCGCTTCGCGAGGAGCGCGGCTTGTCTCAGGAACAGCTTGCGCACATCGCAGGCCTCGATCGCACATACGTGAGTAGCTGTGAGGCGGGGCGTCGCAACGCCACAATCAAGACGGTCGAGCGCCTGTCTCGTGCTCTCCAGGTTGATCCCGCAGCCCTGGTGTCTGACGTCTGCAAGTAG